ATATCGGAGTACTTCATCACGACGATTATCAGGGAAATCTAAATCAATATCAGGCATATTATAGCGTTCCTTATTGAGAAAACGTTCAAAAAGTAAATGATATTCAATTGGATCCACATGCGTGATTTGTAAGACGTAGGCAACTAATGAGCCTGCTGCCGAACCTCGACCTGCTCCTGGTAAAATTCCCGCTTGTTTGGCAAAGTGCATCACATCCCAAACAATTAAAAAGTAATCATCAAAACCCATTTCATGGATAACAGATAACTCATGGTTTAGCCTTTCTTGGTATCTTGAATCAGCTTGATTCACTCGTTGTTGAAGACCTTCTTCACATAAGGTTTGCAAGTAAGTCCGGGAATCTATTCCTGATGGTGTAGGATATTTGGGAAGTAACGATTGGTTTAACGGTAATTCAATCGCAATTTTTTCAGAAATTTTTATGGTTTCCTCTACTTCAGAAGACAAACCAAATTTCTGGAATTGTTCTTCTATCTCTTTCAAAGGAGGAAGGTAGTGCTCTCCTTTTTTTCTTCTTGTTCTGTATCGATTTGCTCACTGTTGCCAATGGCTTGTAAGACTCTACAACTAAATCGATCGTCTGGTTCTAGATATTGTACGTCATGCATTGCCGTTAAGGGAACCTCTACTACTGTTCCTAACCTTCTTAAAGAGTCGATAATCGGTTGCATCTTTTGATGAACTTGAACTCCTAAATAAAACTGTTCTTCTGAAAATATCTCTTTCCAGTGTCGAGTGATCGCTTCTGCCTCTTCCTGTTCTCCTGACAAAAGCAATCGTTCGATTTCGCCCTTCTCACCTGGAGTAATGGCTATAATATCTTCTAATCCGTCTTTTAAACCTGAAAGCAGCGCTTCATCATTTTTATCACTTGTATACAATGTGGAGAGTGCCATCAGTTTTTGGTAACCTCTATAATTTTTAGCAATCATTACGAGTGGAAATTTCTGATTTTTGTAAAAAACTCCGGGGATCTCTAATTGCAATCCGATAATTGGTTTAATTCCTTCTTGTAAACACAGCTTGTAAAAATCTACTTGTCCATGAAGGTAATTGTAGTCGGTCAATGCTATGGCTTGATAGCCTTTTTGTTTTGCATTCTGGACTAAT
The Jeotgalibaca sp. MA1X17-3 genome window above contains:
- a CDS encoding PHP domain-containing protein; the protein is MSFVHLQTISVYSLLQSTTQLEKLVQNAKQKGYQAIALTDYNYLHGQVDFYKLCLQEGIKPIIGLQLEIPGVFYKNQKFPLVMIAKNYRGYQKLMALSTLYTSDKNDEALLSGLKDGLEDIIAITPGEKGEIERLLLSGEQEEAEAITRHWKEIFSEEQFYLGVQVHQKMQPIIDSLRRLGTVVEVPLTAMHDVQYLEPDDRFSCRVLQAIGNSEQIDTEQEEKKESTTFLL